A stretch of Kaistella flava (ex Peng et al. 2021) DNA encodes these proteins:
- the rplL gene encoding 50S ribosomal protein L7/L12, with protein MSDLKNLAETLVNLTVKDVNELATILKDEYGIEPAAVAVAAVAGAGEAVEEKTEFDVILKAAGASKLAVVKLVKDLTGAGLKEAKDMVDSAPTAIKEGVSKDEAEALKKQLEEAGAEVEVK; from the coding sequence ATGTCAGATTTAAAAAACTTAGCGGAAACGCTTGTAAACTTAACCGTTAAAGACGTAAATGAATTAGCTACTATCCTTAAGGATGAGTACGGAATCGAACCAGCTGCTGTAGCTGTTGCTGCTGTTGCAGGTGCAGGTGAAGCAGTTGAAGAAAAAACTGAATTCGATGTAATCTTGAAAGCTGCAGGTGCTTCTAAATTAGCAGTTGTAAAATTAGTTAAAGATTTAACTGGTGCAGGACTTAAAGAAGCTAAAGATATGGTAGATTCAGCTCCGACTGCAATCAAAGAAGGTGTATCTAAAGACGAAGCTGAAGCGTTGAAAAAACAATTAGAAGAAGCTGGTGCTGAAGTAGAAGTTAAATAA
- the rplJ gene encoding 50S ribosomal protein L10 has protein sequence MTKEDKVLVIQELKEVLQDAKVVYVASLEGMNAAATSDFRRQAFKQNITVKVVKNTLLQKALEQIEGVDYSEMFPTFKGNSALMISETANAPAKLIQGFRKKAEVPALKSAYLQETFYVGDENLAALVSIKSREEMIGEIITILQSPLRNVLSALQNKDEANGEAEEAAPVAEETPAAEAAPEASADATDAPSAE, from the coding sequence ATGACAAAAGAAGATAAAGTATTAGTAATACAAGAATTAAAAGAAGTGTTACAAGACGCGAAAGTTGTTTATGTAGCAAGTCTAGAAGGAATGAATGCTGCTGCGACTTCAGATTTTAGAAGACAAGCATTTAAACAAAATATCACTGTAAAAGTTGTAAAAAACACTTTACTACAAAAAGCATTGGAACAAATCGAAGGAGTAGATTACTCTGAAATGTTCCCAACTTTCAAAGGTAACTCCGCTTTGATGATTTCTGAAACAGCTAACGCTCCGGCAAAGTTGATTCAAGGATTCAGAAAAAAAGCAGAAGTTCCAGCTTTGAAATCTGCTTATTTACAAGAAACTTTCTATGTAGGTGACGAAAACTTAGCTGCTTTAGTTAGCATTAAGTCTAGAGAAGAAATGATTGGTGAAATCATCACAATACTTCAATCTCCACTTAGAAATGTTCTTTCTGCACTTCAAAATAAAGATGAAGCTAACGGTGAAGCTGAAGAAGCTGCTCCAGTTGCAGAAGAAACCCCAGCTGCAGAAGCTGCTCCAGAAGCAAGCGCTGACGCTACCGATGCACCTAGTGCAGAGTAA
- the rplA gene encoding 50S ribosomal protein L1, with the protein MAKLTKKQKEALSKIEKNKIYSLDEASALVKEVNFAKFDASVDIAVRLGVDPRKANQMVRGVVSLPHGTGKDVKVLALVTPDKEAEAKEAGADYVGLDEYLQKIKDGWTDVDVIVTMPAVMGKLGPLGRILGPRGLMPNPKSGTVTMDIGKAVSEVKSGKIDFKVDKYGIIHAGIGKVSFDATQIKENAAELIQTLLKLKPTASKGVYVRSIYLSSTMSPGIAIDSKSVN; encoded by the coding sequence ATGGCAAAATTAACTAAAAAGCAAAAAGAAGCTTTAAGCAAAATAGAAAAAAACAAAATTTACTCTCTTGACGAAGCTTCTGCTTTGGTAAAAGAAGTAAACTTTGCAAAGTTTGACGCATCTGTAGATATCGCAGTTCGTTTGGGAGTTGATCCTAGAAAAGCGAACCAAATGGTAAGAGGGGTAGTTTCTCTTCCACACGGTACTGGTAAAGATGTGAAAGTACTTGCCTTGGTAACACCAGACAAAGAAGCAGAAGCGAAAGAAGCTGGTGCTGATTATGTAGGTCTTGACGAGTATTTACAGAAAATAAAAGATGGTTGGACAGATGTTGACGTTATCGTTACAATGCCAGCTGTTATGGGTAAATTAGGTCCATTGGGTAGAATTTTAGGTCCAAGAGGTCTAATGCCTAACCCTAAATCTGGAACTGTAACTATGGATATTGGTAAAGCAGTATCTGAAGTAAAATCAGGTAAGATTGATTTTAAAGTTGACAAATATGGTATTATCCATGCAGGAATTGGTAAAGTATCTTTTGATGCTACTCAAATTAAAGAAAATGCTGCTGAATTAATTCAGACTTTACTTAAATTGAAACCAACTGCATCTAAAGGTGTTTATGTAAGAAGCATTTATTTGTCTTCTACCATGAGTCCGGGTATTGCAATTGATTCTAAATCTGTAAACTAA
- the rplK gene encoding 50S ribosomal protein L11, whose protein sequence is MAKKVFKMVKLQVKGGAANPSPPVGPALGSAGVNIMEFCKQFNGRTQDKPGQVLPVVITVFEDKSFEFVIKTPPVAIQLLEASKQKKGSGESNRLKVGAVSWAQVSKIAEDKMVDLNCFTIDGALTMVAGTARSMGLRVTGTKPTNA, encoded by the coding sequence ATGGCTAAAAAAGTCTTTAAAATGGTTAAGCTCCAAGTAAAAGGAGGAGCGGCTAATCCATCTCCACCAGTAGGTCCAGCATTGGGTTCTGCAGGGGTGAACATTATGGAGTTTTGTAAGCAATTTAACGGAAGAACTCAAGACAAACCGGGACAAGTTTTACCTGTAGTAATTACAGTATTCGAAGACAAATCATTTGAATTCGTTATTAAAACTCCACCAGTTGCAATCCAACTTTTAGAAGCTTCTAAGCAGAAAAAAGGTTCAGGAGAGTCGAACAGACTGAAAGTAGGTGCTGTATCTTGGGCTCAAGTAAGTAAAATTGCTGAGGATAAAATGGTAGATCTTAACTGCTTTACTATTGATGGCGCCCTTACTATGGTTGCAGGAACTGCAAGATCTATGGGATTGAGAGTAACAGGAACTAAACCAACTAACGCTTAA
- the nusG gene encoding transcription termination/antitermination protein NusG has protein sequence MSDLKWYVLKSISGQENKVKAYIENEMKHYGLEDFVTQVVIPMEKVIQIRNGKKVPKEKPYYPGYLMVEANLVGEVPHIIKNIPGVISFLSSTKGGDPVPMRKSEVNRMLGRMDELSEFAIESAIPFVVGENVKVIDGPFNGFNGTVEKLHEDKKKIEVSVMIFGRKTPMELSFMQVEKV, from the coding sequence ATGAGTGACTTGAAGTGGTATGTTCTGAAATCCATCAGTGGACAGGAAAATAAGGTGAAAGCCTATATTGAGAACGAAATGAAGCATTATGGCTTAGAGGATTTTGTAACTCAAGTAGTCATTCCTATGGAAAAAGTAATCCAGATAAGAAATGGTAAAAAGGTGCCGAAAGAAAAACCTTATTACCCAGGATACTTAATGGTAGAGGCTAATCTAGTAGGGGAGGTTCCTCACATTATCAAGAATATTCCAGGAGTTATTTCTTTTTTAAGTTCGACTAAAGGTGGTGATCCTGTACCAATGCGTAAATCAGAAGTGAATAGAATGCTAGGTAGAATGGATGAGCTTTCTGAGTTCGCAATTGAATCAGCAATTCCTTTCGTAGTAGGTGAAAACGTAAAAGTAATTGATGGACCTTTCAATGGTTTCAACGGTACAGTTGAAAAACTGCACGAAGATAAAAAGAAAATCGAAGTTTCAGTAATGATTTTCGGAAGAAAAACACCAATGGAATTAAGCTTTATGCAAGTAGAAAAAGTGTAA
- the secE gene encoding preprotein translocase subunit SecE produces MSLVDFIKGSYTEFKDKVEWPKWPELQSSTIVVTIGTVLLAIFTFGVDSLFSKSIANIISLFINLFN; encoded by the coding sequence ATGAGTTTAGTAGATTTTATTAAAGGTTCTTATACCGAATTCAAAGACAAAGTAGAGTGGCCAAAGTGGCCTGAGCTTCAATCATCTACAATAGTAGTAACTATTGGTACGGTGTTGTTGGCTATTTTTACTTTTGGTGTAGATTCATTGTTCAGTAAATCTATTGCGAATATTATATCGCTCTTTATCAATCTGTTCAATTAA